A section of the Canis lupus baileyi chromosome 5, mCanLup2.hap1, whole genome shotgun sequence genome encodes:
- the FAM167B gene encoding protein FAM167B isoform X2, whose product MSLGPLKFQALGEENEEDEEEESLDSVKALTAKLQLQTRRPSYLEWTARVQSQAWRRTQTRPGLGGPGALCGFDSMDSALEWLRRELQEMQAQDRQLAGQLLRLRAQLHQLKVDQACHLHQELLDEAELELELEPGAGLALAPPLRHLGLTRMNISARRFTLC is encoded by the exons gaagaggatgaggaggaagagagccTGGACTCTGTGAAGGCACTGACGGCCAAGCTGCAGCTGCAGACACGGCGGCCCTCATACCTGGAGTGGACAGCCCGAGTTCAGAGCCAGGCCTGGCGCAGAACCCAAACCAGACCTGGGctggggggccctggggccctcTGCGGATTCGACTCAATGGACTCTGCCCTTGAGTGGCTCCGACGGGAGCTG CAGGAGATGCAGGCTCAGGACCGGCAGCTGGCCGGGCAGCTGCTCCGCCTGCGCGCCCAGCTGCACCAGCTGAAGGTGGACCAAGCCTGTCACCTGCACCAAGAGCTGCTGGACGAGgctgagctggagctggagctggagcctgGGGCCGGCCTCGCCTTGGCCCCGCCGCTGCGGCACCTCGGCCTCACCCGCATGAACATCAGTGCCCGGCGCTTCACCCTCTGCTGA
- the FAM167B gene encoding protein FAM167B isoform X1 has translation MSLGPLKFQALGEENEEDEEEESLDSVKALTAKLQLQTRRPSYLEWTARVQSQAWRRTQTRPGLGGPGALCGFDSMDSALEWLRRELEMQAQDRQLAGQLLRLRAQLHQLKVDQACHLHQELLDEAELELELEPGAGLALAPPLRHLGLTRMNISARRFTLC, from the exons gaagaggatgaggaggaagagagccTGGACTCTGTGAAGGCACTGACGGCCAAGCTGCAGCTGCAGACACGGCGGCCCTCATACCTGGAGTGGACAGCCCGAGTTCAGAGCCAGGCCTGGCGCAGAACCCAAACCAGACCTGGGctggggggccctggggccctcTGCGGATTCGACTCAATGGACTCTGCCCTTGAGTGGCTCCGACGGGAGCTG GAGATGCAGGCTCAGGACCGGCAGCTGGCCGGGCAGCTGCTCCGCCTGCGCGCCCAGCTGCACCAGCTGAAGGTGGACCAAGCCTGTCACCTGCACCAAGAGCTGCTGGACGAGgctgagctggagctggagctggagcctgGGGCCGGCCTCGCCTTGGCCCCGCCGCTGCGGCACCTCGGCCTCACCCGCATGAACATCAGTGCCCGGCGCTTCACCCTCTGCTGA